From the genome of Nicotiana sylvestris chromosome 2, ASM39365v2, whole genome shotgun sequence, one region includes:
- the LOC104225256 gene encoding zinc finger BED domain-containing protein RICESLEEPER 2-like: protein MGTNLMNGTHLHMRCMAHIMNLMVQDGLKESSISIERVRHAVRYVRQSPARLKRFQECFDDKQLNCKKYLCLDVPTRWNSTYLMLRRAVEFERELLSSDWENVKRITKFLEIFYLLSLKISGSCYVTSNIHFLEICAIAVYLKQLILNEDTVLSEMTKNMKEKFDKYWGDPEKMNKIIFISCILDPCYKIESVGYALVKMFGVDPEATIQAKVTKYMTSLFSEYVKSGSKGVVLASSSDCSSLDTSTSGLSGSQASTQNIGLSESLMQDIKKYKSGSGGVDTRTELDKYLSEETEDDTKEFDVLLWWKLNSARFSILAEMARNVLAVPISTVASECAFSMGGRLLDSFRSSLTPKLVQALVCLQDWLQNEKLKQPISVEEDLDKIEQLE from the exons ATGGGAACTAATTTGATGAATGGTACTCACCTTCACATGAGATGTATGGCTCACATCATGAATCTTATGGTCCAGGATGGTTTAAAAGAATCTTCGATATCTATTGAACGTGTTAGGCATGCAGTGAGATATGTTAGGCAGTCTCCTGCGAGGTTGAAGAGGTTTCAAGAATGTTTTGATGATAAGCAACTCAATTGTAAAAAATATTTATGCTTAGATGTTCCAACTAGATGGAATTCCACCTACTTGATGTTGCGCAGAGCTGTTGAATTTGAAA GAGAACTTTTAAGTAGTGATTGGGAGAATGTAAAAAGAATTACAAAGTTTCTTGAAATCTTCTATCTTCTTTCTTTGAAGATATCTGGATCATGTTATGTTACATCGAATATTCATTTTCTTGAAATTTGCGCAATTGCTGTTTATTTGAAGCAATTGATATTAAATGAAGATACAGTTTTAAGTGAAATGACAAAGAATATGAAAGAAAAATTTGATAAGTATTGGGGTGATCCAGAGAAAATGAACAAGATAATTTTTATCTCATGTATTTTGGATCCATGTTACAAGATTGAATCAGTTGGCTATGCACTTGTAAAGATGTTTGGTGTAGATCCGGAGGCAACTATACAAGCAAAAGTGACGAAGTACATGACTTCATTATTTAGTGAGTATGTAAAGTCCGGCTCAAAAGGTGTTGTGCTTGCTTCATCTTCAGATTGTTCTTCATTGGACACTTCGACTTCCGGGCTTTCTGGCAGTCAAGCAAGCACCCAAAATATAGGACTTTCAGAATCACTCATgcaagatataaaaaaatataaaagtgggAGTGGAGGTGTTGATACTAGAACAGAGTTAGATAAATATTTAAGTGAAGAAACTGAGGATGACACTAAAGAATTTGATGTTCTTCTTTGGTGGAAATTGAACTCAGCTAGATTTTCTATTCTTGCGGAGATGGCTCGTAATGTATTAGCTGTTCCGATTTCAACTGTGGCATCTGAATGTGCATTTAGTATGGGAGGACGTCttcttgattcatttaggagttcattaACTCCTAAATTGGTGCAAGCTCTAGTGTGTCTTCAAGATTGGCttcaaaatgaaaaattaaaacaaCCTATTAGTGTTGAGGAAGATCTTGATAAAATCGAGCAGCTTGAATAA